One window from the genome of Mycolicibacterium gadium encodes:
- a CDS encoding potassium channel family protein, with protein sequence MRIGIAGAGAIGRSVAQELLGYGHKVLLIEHNVRHYEPHTVPDADWLLADACELTSLEDAGIQTCDVVIAATGDDKVNLAASLLAKTEFGVDRVVARVNDMRNAWLFTESWGVDVAVSAPAAMVAAIEGAIDIGHVVRLMELRQGQVSLAKLTLPEGDPLVGRRMRDLPLPDNTALAIVIRESGIVFPKPDDVLEAGDEMLFFAGGARSQVAAFVEEATRALGER encoded by the coding sequence ATGCGCATCGGCATCGCAGGCGCCGGAGCGATCGGCCGCTCCGTCGCGCAGGAACTGCTCGGCTACGGGCACAAGGTGTTGCTGATCGAGCACAACGTCCGCCACTACGAACCGCACACCGTGCCGGACGCGGACTGGCTGCTGGCCGACGCGTGCGAGCTGACCTCACTCGAGGACGCGGGGATCCAGACCTGCGACGTGGTGATCGCCGCGACCGGCGACGACAAGGTGAACCTGGCGGCGTCGCTGCTGGCCAAGACCGAGTTCGGCGTCGACCGAGTGGTGGCGCGCGTCAACGACATGCGCAACGCATGGCTGTTCACCGAGTCATGGGGTGTCGACGTCGCCGTTTCGGCACCGGCCGCCATGGTCGCGGCGATCGAGGGAGCCATCGACATCGGCCATGTCGTGCGGCTGATGGAACTGCGCCAGGGACAGGTGAGCTTGGCGAAACTTACGCTGCCCGAGGGCGATCCACTGGTCGGTCGGCGGATGCGGGATCTGCCCCTGCCGGACAACACCGCATTGGCGATCGTGATCCGCGAGAGCGGAATCGTGTTTCCGAAGCCGGACGATGTGCTCGAGGCCGGCGACGAGATGCTGTTCTTCGCGGGCGGCGCCCGGAGCCAGGTGGCCGCCTTTGTCGAGGAGGCGACACGAGCGCTCGGCGAGCGATGA
- a CDS encoding potassium/proton antiporter: MTLEQLYLMLLAGGLVLLASIVATRAASRVGLPSLLLFLGVGVIVGEDGLGLQFDNYLLADHLGTVALAVILVEGGLTTRFSDIRKVLAPAGALATIGVAVSTAVTAAGAHLLLGIDWQLAVLLGAVVSITDAAAVFSVLRVVPLPRRVAGLLEAESGFNDAPTVILVLMFSVTPLELSAGHAIAQVVYELVAGAAIGLGCGFLGSIALRRIALPASGLYPLATFGFGMVAFAAAGSAHASGFLAAYLAAVVLANTGLPHRAATRSFAEGLGWLAQIGLFVLLGLLVDPSDLGAELAAGIVIGLVLLLIARPVSVFASLVWFRVPWREQIFISWAGLRGAVPIVLATFPIVGGVPDSMRILNIVFILVVVYTLVQGPSLHFLAHRLGLIPKEATRELQVEAAPLDVLDAELLTMTVQDPSRLHNVTVLELRLPDPSVITLIIRDGHTFVPQPDTRIEIGDELLIVTTTKTRAAAERRLRAVSRRGKLAHWFGEFGETE, encoded by the coding sequence ATGACCTTGGAGCAGCTGTATCTGATGCTGCTCGCCGGTGGGCTCGTGCTGTTGGCCAGCATCGTCGCCACCCGGGCGGCGAGCCGGGTGGGTCTACCCAGCCTGCTGTTGTTCCTCGGCGTCGGCGTGATCGTCGGCGAGGACGGGCTCGGTCTGCAGTTCGACAACTACCTGCTTGCCGACCACCTCGGCACCGTCGCGCTGGCTGTCATCCTCGTCGAAGGCGGGTTGACGACGCGGTTCTCGGACATTCGCAAGGTATTGGCTCCCGCGGGCGCGTTGGCCACCATCGGCGTGGCGGTCAGTACGGCGGTCACCGCGGCGGGTGCCCATCTGCTGCTCGGCATCGACTGGCAGCTGGCGGTGCTGCTCGGCGCCGTCGTCTCCATCACCGACGCGGCCGCGGTGTTCTCGGTGCTGCGCGTCGTGCCGCTACCTCGCCGGGTTGCGGGTCTGCTCGAGGCCGAGTCCGGTTTCAACGACGCGCCGACCGTCATCCTCGTGCTGATGTTCAGCGTGACGCCGCTCGAATTGTCTGCAGGGCATGCGATCGCACAAGTCGTCTACGAGCTGGTTGCGGGTGCGGCGATTGGGTTGGGCTGCGGATTCCTGGGCTCAATAGCGCTGCGCCGCATCGCACTTCCCGCATCCGGGCTGTATCCGCTGGCCACTTTTGGCTTTGGCATGGTGGCGTTCGCCGCCGCCGGCAGCGCTCACGCCAGCGGCTTCCTCGCCGCGTATCTGGCGGCCGTCGTGCTTGCCAACACCGGGCTGCCCCACCGCGCGGCCACGCGGTCGTTTGCGGAGGGGCTCGGCTGGCTGGCGCAGATCGGCCTGTTCGTCCTGCTCGGTCTGCTCGTCGATCCCAGCGATCTGGGCGCCGAGTTGGCGGCGGGGATCGTGATCGGTCTCGTCCTGCTCCTGATTGCCCGGCCGGTGTCGGTGTTCGCCTCGCTGGTCTGGTTCCGGGTGCCGTGGCGCGAGCAGATCTTCATCTCCTGGGCCGGTCTGCGGGGCGCGGTGCCGATCGTTTTGGCGACGTTCCCGATCGTCGGAGGCGTGCCGGACAGTATGCGCATCCTCAACATCGTGTTCATCCTGGTGGTGGTCTACACGCTGGTGCAGGGGCCGAGCCTGCACTTCCTCGCGCACCGCCTGGGACTCATCCCGAAGGAAGCCACCCGGGAGCTCCAGGTCGAGGCGGCACCACTGGACGTGCTCGACGCGGAGCTGCTGACGATGACGGTGCAGGATCCGTCCCGGCTGCACAACGTGACGGTCCTGGAGCTGCGATTGCCCGACCCGAGCGTGATCACGTTGATCATCCGCGACGGCCATACGTTCGTCCCGCAGCCCGATACCCGTATCGAGATCGGTGACGAACTGCTGATCGTCACCACCACCAAGACCAGGGCGGCGGCAGAACGCCGCCTGCGGGCGGTGAGCCGACGCGGCAAGCTGGCGC